In Oryzias latipes chromosome 15, ASM223467v1, the sequence AACAGCCCTGAGCTGAACAGCTCCTTGGCGAAAAGGGTAGAGGGCTAAACCTTCTGCAAGTGCTACTGTGTGttgagggttggggagggggggtgattAACAGTCACTAAATGAATAGCAGCACTGAGTCACAAACCTTTGTGAACCAAACTTATCCAGAAGCTCCACACTATGGCCCTGATGGAATTCATAACTCTcgctttattttcattcagcgGTCAACTAAATCTTTGGAGTGCCTCCTTGGAAACTCTGACTCCATCAGACCTGGTATAAATAGTGAATTGAGAAAATACTTGAGGTCATGGGGAGTAAAGTGAGAGTCTGGTGGAATGTGGTGGAGTTCACTTGCAGGATCCTTGGGGTTTGTACGGCAACAGGTAAGACAATAAATAAGCAATTGAAGAATAAAACGTTTACTTAAAGTATTTTGGTTTGGTATCTCTGTGAAGTTTGGTGGCACTTGCTGTGAATAATGAACAAAATCATCAATAAATAGTAGCtgtcactgcaaaaaaaagagaacactgatcttaaaaagaaaatgactagATAGTAGGATCTGTCAAGTAAATTTTACTTAACGAGACCTCTGATAagatatcaaaatctagaaacaaggagttccacacaagcattcagaaagggaaaaataagCATAAAAAGCTAACTGTTAGATACAGTtacttaaaattaaatgttatatAGCCCAGTAATGAGTATTTTTTGATTGTTCAAagcaaattgtttatttttttgagtttttatttaacctaattATTCTCCCGTCTTAATGCAtaaatagaattttaaaaaaacaacattttattcttAGATAAATCTGAACTATGGTTCACTAAATATTGACAGATTAACtttcaaacatttattaaaataacattcttaaaattgaaccaaaaattaaagtgaaatctgagggttttttttagccctaaatcttttttttctattgtcaagatTATAAAGCAAAatgattttgactcattttataATAATGTCATTATTTCTAGATCGTAGCTCTTAACGGAACAAAAAGTTCTCGAATTTGCTAAAATTGAGAAAAGCTTGCAAAAGTGTAGGGCAAAGAGAAGttggtaaaatgtaaaaacctggTAAAATGTTAAATCTTGAAAAAAGCTTGACATCTTTGcaaattttaaatagttttcagTGCAGTAGAAAGCATTTCTGCAACTAAGACATATCTAATTTGAGTTAAAGCTTACCCATTTACTACTTTGATGCATGCAGGGTTTTCTTCCAGGTATTCTGGTTTCCTCCCAGTTCCAAAAACGCTCATGCACTGACTGTTCATGTCAGGGCATGCTCATTGTTCTTCATATGTCCTTGTGAAAGGTTGGTGACCCATTGAGAAAGTGCGGTTTTATTCTCTTTAACACACTGCGACCTTGAACAGTTGGCCAAAAGTTAAGAGTGGTtgtaaaaaaatctgattttgacCAACTGTAAATTTGACTTTTAGGAACATATCTACGACGATTTACAGCACCTATGAAAATGTGATAATACAGTCGTTGCTGTCCTTTGTTTCTCGGGTGTGCTGTGGTAGATTACACACAGTGCATTAAATCATCATGGGAGAAATTGTTCCCTGGTTGTTAGAGAAAAATATGGGAGCCCTTATTCTTAAATTCAAACAGCTGCAGACGCCAAACATTAACTCAGAGACATGTGCCCCGCATCATACCAGCACAAAGTCTCTGCTTCCAGCTGAGTTATTGGGCCTGAGTGAACAAGCTTGAACACATTCACACCCGTGACAGCTCTGTGTACATTGTTTTCCAGTGTGTTTATGCAGGTTTatgagctgtgtgtgtgtgtgcccctCTAAGACTGGCTGATGTTCACACATTTAGTGTTTGGATTGACCTATTAGCCTCTGTGTGTATTCTGCACAGACAAGCATGCAGGGAGCACCTACAGTATATGCTAATGAGTAGTTGAGATCTGTGATGCGTTAATTCCTCTAACACTCCTGAAACAACCAAAACCGAGGTCCACGGTCTCCCGATTTCCCTCCGGTGCAGATTGCATCTCGAAATTTCTGGTAAGCTGGCCAGAGAAATTGCTTCCACATGTTCAGCAGTGATCTCAGTCTGACTGTGCTTATCTCACACGAAATAGGCTACTTAGTTCTTTGTAATTCAAGGACCTAGCTGTCACATCAGCCTTCATTTCAAGTCCAACACTGTAAATACAGCCAAAGATGTTTTTCCAGCACTTAAATTTGGGGATATCCAGTGACAACTCATAATATGATGGAAGGAAAATCATTGTGCAAATGTATGCTCATGTAAAAAGTTCACTTaccaaaaaaattctaaaaggaaaatgtaactttaattttaatatGACTTTGCATGTGTTCAGACACCAACATATTTTtataaactttctttttgtttgtttttttgttcaaggGTCCCTCAAGTTGAACCACTGACCTGAATCCTTTTTTTCCAAAGTCTGATTACAGAATTTCACGGCTTGTGGGTCAGAGGACTGTAGAGATTATGGCAAAGCCTTCAGTTGGAACCTCAGGAGGTTTTCCATTGCACATTCTGAAGTGTGTTTAGGCTCACTGCCTGACGATGAGGACTtccttcctttttctctttgagCTTTTGCAAAGGTGGTGAAATTTTTAAGAATGGTTAATCATGTTTTTGGCCGGTGAAATCTAAAcatctgcatttttaaaatatattattttaaatcttttagtcAGGTAATGTAGGAAAGATTCTACTCTGCAGACTCCTTAATTAATGGCTATTGAGTTGATACACTGCTTTCTGTTTCTTCCAAACTTCCATGGGatcttttaggttttttttaattaaaggaccacatttgtttatttaatctgTGGTTGGTCAACTTTAAAAGCCCACTCCAAATAAAATagggtttttggggtttttaacacgtggcatttttgtgaagaaaattaagctcacaattgcgtttctgagtatttttataTTCGGATTGTTGAGATTCCAGAGCagttaaaaaactgctgttggcaaaagagcatatttgtggtgtagaaaatatgctgggttagggttagggttagctccctgctccgctccattctgatgatttcacttgcagacaataTGATCCATGGACATCTTTGCTTTGCTCGTCTGAACTagaatctgactcaaaactatacgactggatagcttcaatattgctcgccatttttgttgcaccagtattgTCAGattgaggggctttaagctagcgggagagcatgtaaacggaAAGCTCActttactgccgctctgcagaaagtgtgTCCTTAGAAAAccacaggtttttaaattttggctaaacaacaaaatcaaaattaaCAGTCCACTAGGAACGATTTTAGAATAGATCGAAAAcaactggagtgggtctttgaacaCAATTTCTGACTTTTGTTCCTAATTTTGCGGGTAAACAAATCCCTGACTAAAGCCAAAGAAGCCTAAGTATTTTGGGGATCATGGATTGTAGTGAAATGCCTCTTTATGTGCTGTAACCTTCCATTGAAACTGAACTAAAATgctcaaatgaagaaaaaaaatgtgtacacATCAAAATTGTTATATcttcaatgtatttatttagtttcaAATGTACATAATCAAAGTTGTGTTTAAAGTTAGTGGTTCCAGAACAGAAACAGTGTAACTTGAATACCGGTACTTATATTTATGTTACTTATTTGCTGTATTTAATGACAAACACTGAAGtgtaatgaaaattaaaaattcaaGAGCACCACACAAGCAATTATCACAAGCAATTATTCTCATTTTAGATTGTTACTCATTATTAAAGTCCTAAATTCTTCAGCATCCCAACTTTAAAACCTTCATCTTAAAAAATAACCTAAGTCTGACATCTGGTGGACAAACTTAGTTTATCATTTACATCTAAAAAGATATTTCCTCTTATTTTAGTGCTGTGTGCTGTGGGAGTGGAGACGATGCAAAAGGGAGAATTCAACAGCCTTGGCATCTACCTAATGTGAGTATCAAGGTTTTTGGCTGACCTGCACCCACCCAATGTGAGGAAAAAATGCTGACATTTAACCACAGAGACCAGACATTTTGGGATGTCTTCTAGAAATGTTGGCTTGCATaatcacccacacacacacacacacacacacacacacacacatgtaagaACTTGAAAGGTGGTACACTTGGCAGAAATGAAGCTAGCCCCCATCCTGCTCTCCCTGTTATCTCTGTGTCACAAAACACCCACAGAGCCACAGGAAACATCTCTCCAAGGAGGCCAGATATGCAGGAATGTTGATTCTGTCAGTTCATATAAAGAAAACCAATGCCAAATACTTACCTTATCTCACACACATAAAATAAATCTTAGTCGATACCATGAAAAATTGAGTATTTCCTTTAGTGTAAAATTGTTTCCCTTCataacattttctttcctcTGGCTCTACTTCTTGACCCTGTCAGAGCATCATCTGTTGCCATGATGATGTTTGAGCTGGCCTACTACCTGGACGCCCTTCTGTCCATGTGTCTTCTGTGAGTACACAgctttaaaatgtgtaaaaatgagACAGAAAACTTGGGTGAGCATCAGGATGCCAGAGTTTTTACAATTAAttagatataaaataaatataagcaACTAAATTCATACAGTATTTTATACTACCGTATACTTCATTGTTCATACTTCACTGCCCACTTGTGGACCAACTATAGGGCATCCAGCATGGGGAGGCTCCAGGCAGCCTATAATGATGCCCTAtagattttattaaaacagcgCAAGCAGTTTATTTGTTGGTGCAAGAGTCAATGCTCTCCAAGCTTTGTTAAGACATTTTATCTATGGTCTTAATGCTTCAAATAACATAATCATCTTAACTCTTACCAATGTAGGGTACAACACTTTTAGAGACCAGTCCCCTATTTGTAAGTTTTGGTATGGTcgccttttttaaacttttaaaaaagttttttagttGGCAatagttttagtcttttttaagtttatgttaatgtttttataCTTGTACTAtcataaatgctttttattattattcttaagtcttttatttgttttctgtgtattgtggcaaatggaccttgagtctgtaataataaacattcttcTTTAGCCAAATATGGCTGATTTGGGAATTTCTGACTGGGATCTATGAAAGCATTGAACATCATGGGAAATCAAAGTTTGAGTTGATtgatataattttattttcaaacacaaaacagttaaataaacatgattaactgaaaatgataaaatgctCCAAAAAGGAGTCtgtagaagaaaaatcttattcTCTTCTGCCCCCAATCTTTACAGTATTAtatgcatacatttttaaatgctaaacatataatatttattcatataattacaaaagaatttttaaaaacatttgtgagaGCTAATCATCATTGCATTTCTAGTTAAAATCTACAAtgtcatttgtttttgcatttttacgtTGGAATTTTGGGGCAccgaaaaaaaagagtaaaatcatgtgatttaaatttgtaaatgtacaattttattctcgtaatttaacagttgtgacttttttctcgtaaagttacgactttaaagtcataatttaataaagaaaaattgtttgtaaactggccgtACATATTTAATCATAACATTAATTAACAATCTATGTTTTGTAAattttaataacataaaatgCTTTGAAACTACTATTTTGACATAGGTGTAATAcaaatttaatacattttattaaaataagggACATTATTCCAACTTGTGGGTTTTTTCTGCGTTGAAAATGTCCAGTTTATTGGAAAATGCCTGTAATAGCTACTTTACTTTAGTAGGGATTGTGCTCCCATCATTTTTCAAAGTAGGTTGtttaaaaactagaaaaaaatatcaatttataACACTATCCCTTGACAAACAAGGAAACCTAACAATTAAACACCATCATTtccttacttttatttattttcattgttgATATGAAAGAAATTTGAGGCGTATTTGTTAATTGACTTTTCtgattaatttctttttatatcttaatTTTCCCAGCTGTCCTCCAGACTGGCAGTTGTTTGTATTGTGGAAGAAAATGGCCCGTGTTGGAGGCTTTCAcaaatttctttattattttatcatgTCAGTGGTCTGCTTCTTGCATCCTGTGTTAGTATGGCATGCGATTATCCCAGGTAAAACAAAACCACCCACACTCATATAATTTCAACTCACAACTTTGCTGTTGTACTGATGTCACATTTAAATGTCAGATTAgttgaattttaaaatataaacatgttgtaaattagcatttttaattaaaaaaaaagcctaaaaaggTGCATTTTATTTACAGGGTCGATGCTTTTGGTGACGGCAATATTCAACTTCATACTCAGCAAGAAAACCAATGTTAAAGATACCAAAATCTCACATGTCTGCCACAGCAACCTGGACCTAACCACACTCAGAGACATAGAGAGGTCAGACTCCAACAGCACATTCCCATTTCTCCATGCAAAAACAGGAAGAATGGAAGATGGACTAAACCTTTCAGACAGAGAACATCACCTCAGTCCAGAGCACAAAGGCGAACACACCCAGACCATGTTGGAAAAAAGACAGACACCCTCATCTGATGACACAGGAAAGACGAGGTGGAAGTGGAGAGACAAGAGTCTGACGTGGTTCAGAGGTCGGGAGGAGCTGGTGGAGAGGGAGCTGGAGGAGATGGAGGTGTACTGTGAGCCAGAGACAACATCAGACACTGCACCAATGATCACAGACTAAAAGGCTCGAAATTCAGTGGTGATGTTTAATGCAAAAACCTAACAGCATTTTTGAATGTTtggaatcatttaaaaaaattctgtgaCTACCAAAATATGTAGACTGTTGTTTGTTTAATATTAAGTTTTCACTCTAAAGATTTCAAACCTATAGAgcataaaatcaaaatgaaaattatCTAAATCAAGTGATTTTACATatctttattaatttatttttgtctttttattattaaatccAGCATAGTAGACTTCaacacaagcaaaaaaaaaatcactgcagCCAATGCAGCATAAAATATTCATGAGTTAATAAATTGTATCAGCTGGTTGGTCATTCAGAGAAAACATGTGCAGATGTCTAAGAGTGGCAGGCATTAGAGCATGTGCAAATGCGTTCAAGCCTcccctttgtgtgtttgtaatgTGTGAGCCGTGACCATGGAGACGAAGCTCTGGAGGGATTCATTGTTATCGTGGTGATTAGAGAAATGCAAGCCAGACACCAATGTGTTTTCTCTAAATTGTGAGTTAAAATCATAGAATGTAAAATTAATGTTTATGAGATATGCTACCACATAAGCTTTGTAAATACCATGAAATTTAACATATTTGTGCAAAAAGTGCAGGTGTAGTAACCTGGTTTATCATTTGTTATGAATCCTAAATCTGATTTTCTACAGAcgaattctgtttttatttgttcaaaaatcaataaagtgatttaaaaaaaaatctcagtagAATGGTGCTGTGTTCAATTTGCCCTCGGTCCTTTAGTCCAAGAAGAATAGTGTTAGCCTCAAGAAAAACTCAAAGTTAgaagaaaattaataaaagcaggaTTGGTTAAAAAGAATATGTCTCATGATGCAAACTCAGTCAGGAGGGATGAAAGCATTTCATTGTCCACAATTTGTGGCCCACTTCCTAGTAAAGTGACctataaataaaaagaggaaaatgctGTCCAGTCTATTAATGTTGGCAAGCCACTTCATATACTTTAGACTGAGTTGTTTTCTGGCAGACAAGTTtgtcagctgctgcagcaactCACTTCCCTTTTTCATGCTATCCCATAATTCCACATTCAATTATAGGAAAAAGAGACTCCCTATACAGTCAGTGTTCCCACCCTACAACGGTTTCCTAGATGAGCCAGGCTTAAAAACAGGATggatgaaaaacacatttttcaggcTGCaggaacttttcattttttaacaacttaAAGACAGAATAGTGACTGTCAGATTCCTTATAGAAAAAagattacattttacaataagatTGAATAATGCCAAACgcataaattaaattaattgtgATAAAACTGCaaagatttttcaaacttttctgtTACAAATAGTTATTATGGTGATGTTAAATACAGTTTAAGGCAGGGGCCTGAAACCAGAGGCTCTGAAGCCACATGTGACTCTTTTTTAACCTCCCATCCTTAGAAAAACTAAGATGatagtaattttaaaaagtccagaatacttttttgttttgttttaattattttgttatgtatatataaatatatatgttgaGTTTTTGTCGGACAAAAATCCTCCAGATCGTCTCTTTTAAGTGTTAAAAGGTTGCAGATTCCTGGTTTGGGTTAGCCAACTCTGCAGTccactgaggaaaaaaaaaaaagacagagcaaACCCCGCCCACGCAGAGCGCTGATTGGTTCGCTGTCGTCAACAAGCGTTTTAATTGGCTACATAGCCTGTCAGGGTTGCATACCACGCTGCCAAGACAGCATGACCGCTGATATCGATAAGCGGGGCACACAGCCTCAACATATACGGAAGGAGACGGGCACGCACTTTTGTTATGGTAAGAGACAAACTGATTCACTTAATTTAAGAAGAACCAAACAAAGAACGAAGGAATTCATGCCACTTATGAGCGAAAAAAGTGGCATCGCTCTGATAAAAAGCTTGGAATAAGGTCATTCTTTTGCTGTAATTGTGAAATCGCTAAACTAGTATGGCTAAAATAAATGTGATATCCTACAATAATTCATTATAGATTTGAaagcaaaatgatttaaaagcaTTTGTTATATTGTTGTGATCTATCATATGGACGCAGCTGGGACTGTGGGAAAAGCGATATTCATTGGCTTTAAATAACGGAATGATGAAACCAATTAAGCTGCTGGATCTGCAAAGGCGGTTATCTGACCTTTGATTTAAACACAAAGGGACCTAAAAATCACCTCATAAATGGGAGGAGAGAAATACCACATTAATCTGTAGTTCAGAAATGTGCATTAGATGTATAATTCATTAAAATTGTGCTAGACTGGACCCCTTTAAgttatgaaaaagaaatgtcctcCACTACACATGAATATGCATGAGAAGATACTGACCATCTTTCCTATTTTGTCACTGGTGGATGGCAAAGGAGCAGAGGTAGTAATAAGAGAGGAGACACTGATATATATAATTAACATGTCGTTTGGGATTGTTCTTAAGATTAGTTTATTAAcctatttttttaagataacaGGAAGAAAAGTAATGCGTCAGACAtcttcaagattttttttccttcatctttTGTACCAATTTTGTTTGACTGAGATCATTTCCCAGTCAGACTTTAGTAGACATTCCATTTcctgatttaagaaaaaaaaaattgtggtgACTGCACATGCAAGCAGTTTTTCTTCCCTTTCATCTCCAGTTTCAACTTCAGTTTTCTTTCTCGTTAAAAACATCTTTTCGTAAAGCATTTTCAATATAATACTGTTCTAAATTATATAACACTTGATCTGCCAGAGGAACTTTCATTAGCcattcaaatatatattttatttattcaaaatgatGTGCTGCACTGTGCCAACCTTTGGAATGACCATCCTGTTTCAAATCCAAACTGAGGTGCCTCTGTGTGCCTTGGTTCCATGTTCTCACCTGCCGTTTTGCCTTCTTTTCATTGTCTCAAGAAATTACTGACAGCAAGTTTACCAACCTCACTCAGCTGCAGCTGGTGTTTAAAGACTAACCAGTGCTTAATGTCATATTATAGACCCGCTCcattcatcttttcatctattgtaaaagtattcccagtagtcttttaattatgactattcTATGTTTaacctaaatcaaaaaacctgtttcatTTTGTAGGACATATCTGCAGAGTAGCAGGAGTCCATCAAAAagtcgcctctgagttgtgggcacgACTGTTGTCGTGGAGTAAGCCCGTCCccgcttcccatcatccatcagttTACTCGTTCTCCCACTAGCCTACTGCCCTCACACCCCGgtcctaacattagcggtgcaacaaaaaattcCAAGCAGTATTAGAGCTATTCAGCTGTACAAAGGCCgggtcagacaaaaaaaacaaaggcgtacatgaatttatttgtctgcaagtggatgcaccgGAATGGAGAGGAGCACGCCAATTGTAGCACCTACCTCACAGGTACATGCTTTTTCCAACGTcatttttcacctgctcctgattgccaatgatttaaatgaaagaaaatactctaaaattccattttgagcttaaagggcctatttcatacagaattaacttttttttttttttttaccaaagcagtattttcttccattcacgcatttctaagcattcctctaaaaacctgcactctgagcaccagcccctcttAATCAACGACAGGaataagtgagaacagcccaTTCCAAGAAGaatctgcactgccagcaccgctGCCAGGCTaacacactttctccacggagctagcgGCGATCAGCTAAAACACTTTCCTTtcatatgcacaatatgcacatccatatttgcaaaagtttggatgttgtttttttgtaagcGAAACATGAACTGagaactcatatttcataataaaaaatttagtgtaccaaaggtaatatattatatgGATAAAGTTTAATGtgaaaggctttaaaaaagCATGGTATAGcccctttaattttctttatatatgacctaattcacaagaaaaatgccacaatgttaaaaacaccaaaagcatgaTTTTCGTTGGAGGGACACAAAGTTCATTTCATAGAACTTTCACCTCTTATCGCTCTTTTTGACCAGATGATGAGgcaaaagttagaaaaaaaagtccaaaagtggTGTCCTAGGTTGCTTTTATTGAAGAAATATTCACCATTCACTCCGATCAATAAATGCGTAtcaacaaactattttttttattaataatacaATTATTTATAAACACATGTTCATTCTATATAGAGTAAGCAAGACAGAAGACAGATaacaaactattttaaatgaaagttaACATTCGATTTGATGGTAATATTTGATAGATACTACTGGCAAGTCCATCATAGAGTCATTGGAAGGACATAGatcttttctactgtcttgctgttgtgataACGTTTGTGTGTTTCGTACTTTGGACACTAGAGGGCACCATCGTGCCATCAACATCATCTGATAAACTCAAACGTCTGCATTTATTAAATCATCgttgcttttatattttttaagtatattaaaatgacaaatatatatgtacataaaaTGCATTCAAACTTGTTACAAATTTATTTTCCCATAAATTAAGCATTTAACAAAAACGTAGTCATAAAAGTTGACCTCACATATGTTTTCAGCTTCACATGGCACAACATGCTCACCTGAAATGGTTGATGTTGGCATTTTGCTGCTGTGGTGTAAGGTCCTGCATGTGCAAGCAAGCAAGCCGTCATGTTTACTATTTCTTTGGGATGGGTGCTGTTTCCCTCCAAAGAAGGTAGAGATGCAGAGGTGAGGTAAAAACTTTAAaggctgtttctttttttcctttttttttaaaacccttatCAACAGTGTTACTGTTACCtaacttttttgctttatttcacaGTTGGCTCGATCTCAGCAGGGCTGTGAGAAACCCATGCCATGTGACATGTTTGGTTTTAGCAGCTCAACCCGAGCAAAAAGGGTTGCTACTTGTCAGCACAGGAAATTGTGGCTCGCGCTCTTTTCCATTTAATCCGATTTAAAAATCCTGTGTTTACACTGAAGACCTTTTTCAATATGTCTATAATTTATATCCTTAATGCAAAAAGTCAGTCTTGGTAGTTGGTTAATATTTGAGTTTGgcctattttaaaaagaataaagggGTTCTTTATAAGTTAAGAGgcagttttgtttgttcatgCTTATACTTGTTCCCCCTGCAGTGTCAAGCTTTCACTATTTAAGGTTTTGTTAAAGAATCTTTTTTGGGATGTGTTGAGTCTTTGGTGCTGCTAATACCTCCAGATTTGTCACCATGGCATTATGGAACATGTAAGGAAAAGTTGGGGAGTCTAAAATAACTTTTACTGTAGGTTTTTTAATACTTGTTTTTTCCAATCCCAGATACTTTGAATGCAAAGTCAAACTTCACAGAAGAGATCCTGAAAGACGCATTGGGCACAGAAGCAGCTGCCTGAAAGTCGGTTATTTCAAGGAGAACAAAGTGGGGGCCATTTCCTGTCAAAGCTTTAGGTATTGTTGCCGAATATAGTTAAAGAAGACAGCTGAAAACAGGATGGCAATGATTTCCCACAGTATTGTAAACTGATATGAAGAGTTTTGGACCAAGTCTGTCTATTGGGAGTGATGGGAACAAGAAatagtgtttttgctgtttaccACTCGTTTGTGCATTTTCTGACAgtttctttgttaaaataaaataaaagctaaaattcAATCAGAAAATGTCGAAATATTTAGGGGACAAAATTATTACCAACATTCGTTTTTCATTCTGGCCAGTAATTTAAGGTTTATCTTctagacccactttgatgaaaactgtgttttaaatgtttttaacatgttttttcagcGTTAttcagatgatgaagaacatatatacagaaaatgaagcttaaaattgcatttttgagtatttttttcttttaaatcatggTTAAGTAGGAGCAggagaaaatgcagtttgaaaatattaaatttgtgacgttgaaaatatgctgggtgggccacaagctccctgtgcCATTTGTTCTGatgcagacaactagatccatgtacatggagagagtgtaaacaaagggatgatgggaaaaggggacaggcttactctgcgccaacacacttagaggcgaatttctgatgaactcctacCCCTATGCATGAAACTATATGTCCTaggaaacgacacaggtttttggattttggctaaaaaatctGTAGATTAATAGATGATCAGACTTGAAAACTGGTATGAAGAGCTTTTAAccaagtgttttttcttttaaccaatTGTCTGATTCTTCCTTgatgaggaaaaataaaattcaatattAAAATGTAGAAAGTATTAAGGGGACAGAATTATTACcaatatctatttttttcattttggccagtaatgtaa encodes:
- the tmem72 gene encoding transmembrane protein 72, with the protein product MGSKVRVWWNVVEFTCRILGVCTATVLCAVGVETMQKGEFNSLGIYLIASSVAMMMFELAYYLDALLSMCLLCPPDWQLFVLWKKMARVGGFHKFLYYFIMSVVCFLHPVLVWHAIIPGSMLLVTAIFNFILSKKTNVKDTKISHVCHSNLDLTTLRDIERSDSNSTFPFLHAKTGRMEDGLNLSDREHHLSPEHKGEHTQTMLEKRQTPSSDDTGKTRWKWRDKSLTWFRGREELVERELEEMEVYCEPETTSDTAPMITD